Proteins co-encoded in one Malus sylvestris chromosome 7, drMalSylv7.2, whole genome shotgun sequence genomic window:
- the LOC126629396 gene encoding mannose-1-phosphate guanylyltransferase 1 yields the protein MKALILVGGFGTRLRPLTLSFPKPLVEFANKPMILHQIEALKAIGVTEVVLAINYQPEVMMTFLKEFEEKVGIKITCSQETEPLGTAGPLALARDKLIDDSGEPFFVLNSDVISEYPFKEMIEFHKAHGGEASIMVTKVDEPSKYGVVVMEESTGKVQKFVEKPKLFVGNKINAGIYLLNPSVLDKIELRPTSIEKEVFPKIAAENKLFAMVLPGFWMDIGQPRDYITGLRLYLDSLRKNSSSKLAKGAHIVGNVLVDETAKIGEGCLIGPDVAIGPGCIIESGVRLSRCTVMIGVRIKNHACISSSIIGWHSTVGQWARVENMTILGEDVHVSDEIYSNGGVVLPHKEIKSSILKPEIVM from the exons ATGAAGGCACTTATTCTTGTTGGAGGCTTCGGGACGCGTCTGCGGCCGTTGACACTCAGTTTTCCCAAGCCACTTGTTGAGTTTGCTAACAAACCCATGATCCTGCATCAG ATAGAGGCTCTTAAGGCAATTGGCGTGACAGAAGTGGTTCTGGCTATCAATTACCAACCAGAG GTGATGATGACTttcttgaaggagtttgaggaaAAGGTTGGCATCAAGATCACATGCTCACAAGAGACTGAGCCCCTTGGCACCGCTGGACCTCTGGCTCTTGCTAGGGACAAACTGATTGACGATTCTGGCGAGCCCTTCTTTGTCCTTAACAGTGATGTTATCAGCGAGTACCCGTTTAAGGAAATGATTGAATTTCATAAAGCCCATGGAGGAGAAGCTTCCATTATGGTGACCAAG GTGGATGAGCCGTCGAAATATGGAGTGGTGGTTATGGAAGAGTCTACAGGGAAAGTTCAAAAATTTGTAGAGAAACCCAAGTTGTTTGTTGGTAACAAAATCAATGCTGGAATTTACCTGCTGAACCCCTCGGTTCTTGATAAAATTGAACTCAGACCAACCTCAATTGAGAAAGAAGTATTCCCAAAAATCGCAGCAGAGAATAAGCTCTTCGCAATGGTCCTTCCAGGGTTTTGGATGGACATTGGGCAACCAAGGGATTATATTACCGGCCTGAGACTATACCTGGATTCGTTGAGGAAGAACTCTTCATCCAAGTTGGCCAAAGGCGCCCACATTGTGGGAAATGTTCTGGTGGATGAGACAGCCAAAATTGGCGAGGGATGCCTGATTGGACCGGATGTGGCAATCGGTCCAGGCTGCATTATCGAGTCGGGAGTCAGGCTCTCTCGCTGTACAGTAATGATTGGAGTCCGCATCAAGAACCATGCATGCATTTCCAGCAGTATAATCGGATGGCACTCCACCGTTGGACAATGGGCTCGTGTAGAGAACATGACCATCCTCGGAGAAGATGTGCACGTGAGCGATGAGATTTACAGCAACGGAGGTGTGGTTTTGCCCCACAAAGAAATCAAGTCGAGCATTTTGAAGCCGGAAATTGTAATGTAG